In Planctomycetia bacterium, a single window of DNA contains:
- a CDS encoding DUF1501 domain-containing protein yields MSLTRRTFVQRLSASGLLAMGALPPRFLCRAAHAAESGVSSTAGRVLVLVQLEGGNDGLNTVIPFGDDAYYRARPGLGVAREAVLKLDDYHGLHPSLTGFKELFDEGALSIVQGVGYPNPDRSHFRSMDIWHSARPESVRIETGWLGRALDATAAQHEAKAPALALGMERLPLALVAAKINVPLITDLASYELRLAEGSETDRAAMRARLLQSAELPVGDAAELKFLTSTARSAYQSAEKLRAVMGSYQPAVEYPGNALAQQLKLIAQIVASEAETRIFFVSLGGFDTHADQAAAHAALLTELSSACRAFYQDLAGHGLQERVLLATFSEFGRRVKENGSLGTDHGAASQMFVVSPGRAGLRGKHPSLEDLTDGDLKHHTDFRSVYATLLDKWLELPSEPVLGERFAMLDFV; encoded by the coding sequence ATGTCCCTGACCCGTCGCACGTTCGTTCAGCGGCTTTCGGCGTCCGGCCTGTTGGCGATGGGCGCTTTGCCGCCACGGTTTCTTTGCCGTGCCGCCCACGCGGCGGAATCAGGTGTATCAAGCACGGCGGGACGTGTGCTGGTGTTGGTGCAACTTGAAGGGGGCAACGACGGCCTGAACACGGTCATCCCGTTCGGCGACGACGCGTACTACCGCGCACGGCCGGGCCTGGGGGTCGCGCGTGAAGCGGTGTTGAAGCTCGACGACTACCACGGGCTCCACCCTTCGCTCACGGGCTTCAAGGAATTGTTCGACGAAGGGGCGCTCTCGATCGTGCAGGGAGTCGGGTATCCGAATCCCGATCGCTCGCATTTTCGTTCGATGGACATCTGGCATTCGGCGCGGCCGGAATCCGTGCGGATCGAAACCGGCTGGCTCGGCCGCGCGCTCGACGCCACGGCCGCGCAGCACGAAGCCAAGGCGCCGGCCCTAGCGCTGGGCATGGAACGGCTCCCGCTGGCGCTCGTGGCCGCCAAGATCAACGTACCGCTGATCACCGACCTGGCGAGCTACGAACTGCGTCTCGCGGAAGGGTCGGAGACGGATCGCGCCGCGATGCGAGCGCGCCTGCTGCAATCGGCGGAGTTACCTGTCGGCGATGCCGCGGAACTCAAGTTCCTCACTAGCACCGCCCGGAGCGCTTACCAGAGCGCCGAGAAATTGCGGGCCGTGATGGGCAGCTACCAGCCGGCCGTCGAATATCCCGGCAATGCGCTGGCGCAGCAATTGAAGTTGATTGCGCAGATCGTGGCCAGCGAAGCGGAAACTCGCATTTTCTTCGTCTCGCTCGGCGGCTTCGATACCCACGCCGATCAGGCCGCGGCCCATGCGGCGTTGCTGACGGAGCTCTCCAGCGCCTGCCGAGCGTTCTACCAAGACCTCGCCGGGCATGGTCTCCAGGAGCGCGTCCTGTTGGCCACATTCTCCGAGTTCGGCCGCCGCGTGAAAGAAAACGGCAGCCTCGGCACCGACCACGGCGCGGCATCGCAGATGTTCGTCGTCTCGCCGGGCCGCGCGGGGCTACGAGGCAAACATCCCAGCCTCGAAGACCTCACGGACGGCGACCTCAAACACCACACCGACTTCCGCTCGGTCTACGCCACGCTGCTGGATAAGTGGCTCGAGCTACCGTCGGAACCAGTGTTGGGTGAGCGGTTTGCGATGCTGGATTTTGTGTAG